CGCTCCAGGCGGTCCTGCTCGACATGGACGGCACCCTGGTCGACACGGAGGGATTCTGGTGGGACGTGGAGAGCGAGGTCTTCGCCGACCTCGGCCACCGGCTCGACCCGGCCTGGCGGGACGTGGTCGTCGGCGGGCCGATGACCCGCAGCGCCAGCTACCTCATCGAGGCCACCGGTGCCTCGATCCCGCTGGACGAGCTCACCGTGCTGCTCAACGACCGCTTCGAGAAGCGCATCGCCACCGGTGTCCCCCTGATGCCGGGTGCCGCCCGGCTGCTGGCCGAGCTGGCCGCCCACCGGGTGCCCGCCGCCCTGGTGTCCGCCTCCCACCGCAGGATCATCGACCGGGTGCTGGACTCCGTCGGCCGCCACCACTTCGCCCTGACCGTCGCCGGTGACGAGGTGACGCGGACCAAGCCCCACCCCGAGCCCTACCTCGCCGCCGCGGCCGGTCTGGGGGCGGAGCCCTGGGGGTGCGCGGTGATCGAGGACACCGCCACCGGGGTCGCGGCCGCCGAGGCGGCGGGCTGCCCCGTGATCGCCGTACCCTCCGTCGCCCCGATCGCCCCCGCCCCGGGGCGCACGGTCGTGGACTCCCTCGAACAGGTCGATCTCGCGTTCCTGAAGGCCCGGGTGACCGGGGTCCGCCGGCCCTCCGCCCGGCCCGGCCCGATCTGATCCGGTCCCGAGAAGAAGCGCGCACGCTCCGGAGGCATCGCGAAATGCCCCCGGAGCGTGCGCACTTGAGCACGGTGAGGAGCGCCCCGGCCCAGAAGGTCAGGTTCACGTCAACCCCTTCCCCGGACACCCGCTGTGAGCTTCGTCACTCTTCGTGACGGAGGCCCGGTCCTGCGACCGGCCCGCGCGGCCGGTTGCGGAGGCCATACGTCCGGTTTCATGAAGCGCTGTACGAAACATTCCCGAGGGCGTCGTAGACGCGCCGTCATGGCCGATGACCGAGCGGATCGGGCCCGCGGTTGTACTGGTCAACCGCCTCTGCGGGGCCTACTACTGTCGGTTTCCGCACATGCCGGAATGAGGGAGAACGTCGGAATGAACCGCAAGACGCTGGTGTTGCCGGCCGTCGTCGGCCTGCTCGCACCCGTACTCGCCGCCTGTGGCGGATCGGACGGCGGGAGCGATGCCATCGTTGTCGGAACCACGGACCAGTTCTCCGCCTCCGCGGACAACCCCGCGCCGCTCGACCCGGCGATCGGCTACGAAGCGGGCGTCTGGAACGTCCTCCGGCAGACGGTGCAGACCCTCACCCACATACCGCGCGGCGGCGGCGAGCCGGTGCCCGAGGCGGCCGAGAGCTGCGAGTTCACCGACCACGAGAACGAGAGCTACCGGTGCAAGCTGCGCGAGGGCCTGACCTTCGCCGACGGCACGCCCCTCACCCCCCAGGACGTGAAGTACTCCGTCCAGCGCGTCATCGACATCAAGGACGAGAGTGGACCGGTCGGTCTGCTCGACAACATCGACGCGATCGAGACCAAGGGCGAGCGGGAGATCGTCTTCCACCTGAGCACCCCGGACGCGACCTTCCCCTACAAGCTGGCGACCCCGGCGGCGGGGATCGTCCAGAAGGACAAGTACCCGGCGAAGTCCGCCCGTGAGGGCTTCCAGGTCGACGGCTCCGGCCCGTACACCAT
This DNA window, taken from Streptomyces nitrosporeus, encodes the following:
- a CDS encoding HAD family hydrolase — translated: MTSTVPASLPRTADGPALQAVLLDMDGTLVDTEGFWWDVESEVFADLGHRLDPAWRDVVVGGPMTRSASYLIEATGASIPLDELTVLLNDRFEKRIATGVPLMPGAARLLAELAAHRVPAALVSASHRRIIDRVLDSVGRHHFALTVAGDEVTRTKPHPEPYLAAAAGLGAEPWGCAVIEDTATGVAAAEAAGCPVIAVPSVAPIAPAPGRTVVDSLEQVDLAFLKARVTGVRRPSARPGPI